The stretch of DNA TTGCATCGACACGACCGGTGACTTGAGGTCGTGAGAAATCGTATAAACGAACGATTCCAGCTCATGGGTTCGCTCTTTCACCTGTCTTTCGAGATTTCCGTAAACCTGGGCAAGATCATGACTCATATTGTTAAAGCTTTCTGTCAACTGTCCCAGTTCGTCTCGAGACAATACCGGGATAAGAGATCCGTAATCTCCTTTACTGATCCGGAGAGTCCCTTCCGCCAGGATTTGAATCCGTTTCAATATACTTCCGATAAATAATATGGAAACCAGAAGCATTCCTCCGCCGCTAATGATCATAATCCAGAACATCTGGTTGGAAATTCGATCGACGGTCTCGAGCACATTCTTAATCGGGTATCCCAGACGCAAGGTTCCTAATCGGGTCTTTTCCTGGATTTTATCTCCCCCGAAAAGGAGAAATTCTTCCCCCGATCTGGCCTTTTGAACAGACCAGACAGGCAACCATATTTCAAGAACAGATTTTCCTTCGTGGGTGACTTCTTGATAGCCGGGCCGGTCGGATTTTAAAGATTTAAGCGTCATGACATCGGTATAACGCTTCCCTTTCTCAACAACATTGGTGTGAGCCATGACCAGGCCATTGGGATCAAGCGCCATGGCGTATAGGGCTCCAGTCCGGTCCATACTTTCCTGCAATAACAACAAGAGCTGGATTTCCTTGCCGTCCGTAAACGCGGAAACGGAAGAGGACTGAAGTTCACTCGATTTCAGATGTCCTCGTTTTGCAACTTCCTCGATGAGGATCTTACGAACCGCAATATTGGAAAACCAGATAATGACTGTGCCGGTGAGCAAGATAATTGAAATCAAAAACAAGATCAGCTTGACTTTCAGCTTCACGGCGACACCTTTTCGGATTTCTGAAGCACATTTTCGGATATCTTGAGCCCCAGTGTATTGACCGCCTTTATATTGATGGTTACTTGCATCTTTTCAGGGTAAATTTCGGATAGGTTCAATCCTCCGTTCAACAATTGGTGTGCGGCGACTCCGGCAATCCGTCCTATTTCATGGAAGGGAGTCGCGATCGACGCGGTCGCACCCTGTTCCACCAATCCCGATGACGGTGTATAGAGCGGAACTTTATTCGACCAGGAAAACTCCTTCAAAACTTTAAAGCTTTGCGAACTGATCAGAAGAGGGTCAGGCATTAACCAGATGGCATCAATTAATGAGTAAATGGATCGAAGACGATCGGGAATCTCTTCCGTTTTGTTTAATTTTTCTGAAATGACTTCAACGCCTGCCGAAAGCGCCGCCTGCCGCATTTTCTCAACCCGGCTTTCCAGGGAATTTGAAACCCAGAAGATCGCCAGTTTTTTCATCGAAGGCTGAATTTCTTTCAATTTCAAGACTATCGCATTTTCCGCGGGAAGCATCCTGACCGCAATCGAAAGACCGATCCTGTCTTTAGAGCTGACCTCTGTTCCCGGTGCCAGACAGAAAATCAGATTCGTATGTTCCGGATAAGGAAAAAGCACAGCCTTCCCTCCGAAGGCAACGACAAGTTTCGTATCGTTATCGATCTTGAATTTGTCGCCAGACAAATTGTAAGAACGAACCGACTGTCCAAACCCTTCCTGGAATCCTTCGAAGGCTTCATGGTAAGGTCCCAGATCAGAACTGAGAACCGCGATAATCTCGTGGCCCGAGCATATGACGCCAAAATTCACCCAGAACCCGATTGCCATCGCAAAGAAAATAGCGCTACGTATTATCATCTGGCATCTATTACCTGACTGGGAAAATGGATCAAATTATTAATAGGAAACAGACAGTCTGGCAACGATACCACTCCCTGGTCCAATCGGCAGAGTATTGACCCAGCCCTTTGAAAATTCGGGATAGCTCATATCATCGTTCAAGATGTTATTCCAGAATAGGTTTAACGCCATCGGAATATAATATCGGAAATGATAAGTCCCATTGAGTGTTAGGAGATTGATGGCTTCGGCACCCTCGTTGAGAGGGACTCCGCTGTTTTCATGCGGCTTCCCGAAGTGGGAAAGAAAGAGACCTGCCGTCAGAGGGTCGAGGTCATAGGCGATCCCGATTTTGGCCATATAGTTGGGGATAAAGAGCGTCTGATCTCTTTCATTTTGATAGGTTGCCGATCCGTTCAGGGAAAAAGGTTCATTGATCCGCCATTTTCCTTCAAATTCAAGTCCCCAGATATTTTTTTCCCCCGAATTGGTAAAGGTTTGGGTGCTTCCTGAATAGGGGATCCGGATAATCAGGTCTTCCATTTTGCTGGTGAAAAAGGTGAAGGCAGATTGCGCCCGGGCACCATGGATTAAAACCTGAGCGTCTATGGTCGTCACCTTTTCCGGTGTTAACAACGGATTGCCAAGCAAGACATTGGTCAGATTAGAATACCGCTCCTGGGCCGTTGGACCTCTGAAAGCTTCTGCATAGAGGAATTTAATGCCGACGGTTTCGCTCAAATCATAAATCGCTCCGGCTCTTTTAACCCAATCATGATCCCCGGTTTCGATACTGTTATATTGCACCCCTCCGATAACTTTCAGGTTTTCGAAAATACGGAAATCGGACTGCAAATAACCTGATTCCGTCCGGTTATAAAATCCTCCGGGGATGGCGGCGCGTTGAACGTTTGGAATGGCCGAAATGACTTCGACACTCTTCCTCTCATCATAAATCAGACCCAAAATAATATTCCATTTTTCCCAGATTTCTCCCCCCAGAGAAAGCTCTTCAAGTGTGCCCAGGGACTTATCGGGCTCCTGCAATCCCGTTTGAATATAGGTAATTCCTTTATCGTAGTTATTTTGGGTGACATTGAATTTAAGTTCCCAGGTTTTTGACAAAGGGTGCCGGTAACCAATATCGTAAAACAGCCGCTTTGAATCCATATCGGCTTCATTGGCCCAGTAGGGCAGTGTTCCCAGAGAGCGATTTTCGACATGAGAATAGAAAATCTGGATCGACAGTCTTTGGTTGTAGTCGAAAAAACCTGAAAGGCTTGAATTTCTCTCACCGTATTCCGTTTCGTCATATAGATTCGGAGAAGCGGGTCGAGCGGTTCCCGCATTGAAGTCCCACCCGTCATCCTGAAAAACATTGTAGGCAAAAATCAAATTCCAGTCCTTGCCCCGAGCGTCTGCGGACAGGGTCTGAAGTTTCGATCCAGCGGTCAGCGACTGAAGTTTAGAACCAAATGATCCCCAACCTCCGGTATATTTCAACGTCAATGGAAGGTTCGAAGAATCATCCCGATTTTGCGTAATCACATTAATAATTCCTGCTACTGCATTGGACCCGTACAGGACGGATCCCGGGCCTCGAATGATCTCGATCCTGTCGATCATTTCAACAGGAAAGCCTTTGTAAAAGGTATTGTCAGCAGTTCCTTCCTGCATCTCCCGAAACGGTCGCCCATTGATTAAGATGAGGACATGGGAGTCCGAATGCGTCAGAAGGTCCCCCCGAATCACAGACTTGCCCTGTACCCAGAGATGAGAGCTCATCTCTTGCAGGCTCGGCACCCGATTTAAAATGTCGATGAGATTTACGGCACCGTATTGTTCAATCTCTTTTCGGGTGACCACCGTGATCACACCCGGGGCCTCTCCAATTTTTTCAGGTTTTTTGGAAGCGGTAATCACTTCCGCCTCCTCCTGATAGAATTGGAAAATCTCTTCCCCGGCCCGGGACTCTGATTCCATACTTGAAAAGAGAAATGCGACTGTTAGAAATTTGATTAATTTTTTCAAGGAGAAATTGCTCCTCTACAAATAATGTGAGTAAATGTCTAAGACGAGACCTGGGGTTTTCTCATTTTTGGCCGGTAAGTCGAAATCAAATCGATCCTGGAACCTGAAATGCAAATGTACAGACAAATACACTTTAAATTGTATCAACCGGCTGGATTTTGTCAAAAAGGAGAGAGGGAACCTTATTCCGGGGAGGAACGGGAAATGCGCCGAACATAGACGACTTTTTCAACCGACGCATGGACCACACCTTCTTTGTCGACCAATTCGACAGAATAGACGCGGTCAATGGAATGATTTTGGCTGGACAAACGGCGAATTTCCTGTAATTCGTCTTCTTGAAGCAGAAATCGGGCGAAAAGGACGGATCTGCCCGGTTTTTTGAAATGAATCATCGCCGATTTGTCCCAGACGATGTATTCTTTTCCGAGGATCTTAATCAGCATAATCATATAGATGGGGTCCACCGATGCGTACAGGCTACCACCGAAAAGGGTCCCCACATAATTTCGAGTTCGCCAGGTAAGAGGAATCTTAATCTGAACCTCTTTGAAGTCATGCGCGATATAGGTGATTCGGGCCCCCGAAAAGAAATAGGCTGGAAAACAATTGAATCCCCATCGGGTTATTTTTGAACGAAAGGATTCTCTCCTTTGGCGGCCCTCTCTTTGGGAGGTCGTCGCGTCAAGATTCAATCTTCTCCTTTTTGGCCGATGAAATGGTCAGCTTTATTCTTGAACAGGATATTGAATGTCGTCAATGATCCATATATACGGGTAATATATTGCTGGAGCTGGACCTTTTCGGAGTCCGACAAAACTTTATGGCCGTTAATCTGCTGTTCCATCACCCGAAGGCGGTCACGGATCATCACGATTTTATGGAAAAAAGTATCCAGAGGAATCTTCTTGGATTCCAGGCCGCTCTGAGAGGGTTTGAGAATGACCTCTCCACCCGTCCATCGATCCATCAGTTCCACCTGAGGGAGTTCTTCGCGCCTGATTTCATCGATCGCAAGCTTGACCATCTCATAGGCGGCACTTTCAGTTTCCGAAAGCGTTTGAATCTGTTCCCGCGCTACGGAAGTCTCTTTATCGCTTTTCGGAAAATAAACCATACATCGCTGGTTTTCTCCATAACCGGAGGCTTCTTCCACCCGCCCGATTCCGTATCGGACATGCCTGACCAGATCTCCTTTTATCAAATCGCCCACTTTTCCTCTCCTTTTTAAAAACGATTAAAAGTTATCTTTATTATTATACTCAAAGCGGGCAATAAATACAGCGTCTGCAACCGGATACATTGAATTATACCGCTTCTCATGTTACACTCCAGTTCTAAATGGAGCAGCCGGTATTGCATAAAAAAGCTCTTTCCATCATTCCCCTCGGAGGACTCGGGGAAGTGGGAATGAATATGATGGTCTACGAATACGATGAGGATATTATCATCGTCGATGCGGGCCTCATGTTTCCGGACCAGGAGATGCTTGGAATCGATGTCGTCATTCCTGATTTCACCTACCTTAAAGAAAATGCCTCAAAAATCAGGGGAATCGTCATTACCCATGGACATGAAGATCATATTGGCGCTCTCCCTTATCTTCTCTCCGAATTAAATGCACCGGTTTATGCGACCCCCTTAACGATCGGACTGATTCAAGCCAAACTCAAAGAATGGGATATTCGCCAATCAGAAATGTTTTCCGTCAGACCGCGGGAATCCATATCGCTTGGCGTATTTAAGGTGGAATTTATCCGCGTGACACATAGCATCGTAGATGGCGCTGCGCTTGGAATCAGCACACCGGTCGGCAGAATCGTACATACGGGAGACTTCAAAATTGATCAAACTCCGGTAGACGGAGAAAGAACCGATATTCAAAAACTGGGGGAATACGGGGACGCCGGAACACTGGTGCTCCTCTCTGACAGTACCAACGCGGAACGGCCAGGCTATACGTTGTCCGAGAAAGTGGTCGGCAGAGCCTTTGACGAAATCTTTTCCCTGAAAAAATCCCGGCTCATCGTCGCCACTTTTTCATCCAATATTCACCGGATTCAACAAGCCATACACGCTGCAAAACTGTCGGGCAGAAAAATCTTTCTTTCCGGTAAAAGCATGACAAAAAATACCCAGATCGCTGCTGAACTTGGATACCTTGACCTGCCTCCCGATATCCTGGTCAAACTCGAAAACGTCAATAGCTACCCGGATGATCAGGTCGTGATTCTCACGACAGGGAGTCAGGGAGAACCGCTCTCTGCTCTTTTTAGAATGGCCATAGATGATCACAAACAGGTCAAGATCAAGGCGGGAGACACCGTTCTTCTCTCTTCACGGGTCATTCCTGGCAATGAAAAGGCTATCAGCAGGATTATCAACCATCTTTTCAGGCGAGGTGCCGAAGTCATTTATGAGCGGGTATCGGACATTCATGTTTCAGGACATGCCAGCCAGGAAGAATTAAAAATGATGATCAACCTCGTGAGGCCGAAATTTTTTATTCCGATACACGGAGAGTACCGCCAGCTCCTTCATCATGCGCGAATCGCGGAGGGGCTCGATATCAAAAAAGAGAATATCGAGATCATTGAAGATGGCGATGTCATTGCGCTTTCGGAAGACCGGATGGAAAAAAGGGGGAAAGTTCATGCCGGAAGAATTTTTATCGATGGAAAAGGTGTGGGAGACGTCGCCGATTTCGTACTCAGAGACAGAAAACATATCGGACAGGACGGAATCATTGTGCTCATCATCGGACTCGATAAGGTGACAGGAGAAATTGTATCCGGGCCGGAATTTATATCAAAAGGATTTGTTTCCGAAGAAGAGGCTTACAGTCTATTTTCCGAATTGAAACTCCTGGTTTTGAAGCTACTCGGAGAAATGAATCAGGAAGTTAAATCCGAATGGATCGTGGTCGAGGGGATGGTCAAAAAAACGTTGGGGAAATTTATTTACAAACAGATTGAACGAAGACCGATGATTATTCCAATTATCCTGGAGCTATGAGTGCCCCTTCATGAAAACAAAGAGAAAAAATGAAATAAAGGGGGTCTTGTTTCTGACCCTCTCCCTTTTTTTGCTGATCAGCCTGATTTCTTACGATCCTCACGATCCGTCTTTTACAACATCTGGGAAATCCATGGTATCAAATCTAATCGGCCTGACGGGTTCCTATCTTTCAGACATTTTGTTATCCCTGTTTGGGGTGACTTCGTATTTACTTCCCGTTTATCTTTTCATCATGGGGATCAAGAAATTGAGGGATCCTTCTGATGAGGCCGGTGCTTTCTTCAATAAATGGAACTCCCTTGGAACGACGGGTCTTTTCTTTTCACTCCCTGCGGCTTTGAATATTCTCCTTCCGAAATGGCCCTCTGTTTCAGGAGAATGGATACTTCTGGATGAAACCGGCGGCATGCTTGGCAAAATGGAGACGCATCTGTTTAGCCGCTATTTCGGAGATGTCGGCAGTTATCTGGCCACGTTTTCACTTCTCCTTCTGTCCATGATGTTTCTGACCCATTTTTCGCCCTGGCGGTTTGGTGAAAACTTTATAGGAAATCTTTACAGATTTCTGGTTCGATTACGGCAACTTGTGGTCATCTCGATTCTCAAAACCCGCAAGATTAAGGAAAATGCCCGAAAAGCAGGCAAGACTCTGATTCCCAAACCAAAACCCAAAATCGTCACAGTCCCTCCCCCAATGGCTGAACCTGAGAAGGAAGCGCCGGAAAAAGAACGCGTTCCGATTTTACCTGTCAAAGGGGACTACCAGTTGCCCCCATTAACTCTTTTAGATCCTCCGCCGCCGGCAGAAGAAAAGATGTCCAAGGAGGAGCTCGAATTTAATGCCCAGCTTTTAAAGAAAAAACTTTTGGATTTTGGAATCGAAGGCAATGTGTCGGAAGTCCATCCGGGTCCTGTCATTACGCTATATGAATTTGAGCCTGCGCCCGGCATTAAGGTCAATCAGATTACCAATTTGTCCGACGACCTGGCCTTGGCCATGAAGGCCATGAGAGTCAGAATTGTCGCACCCATTCCGGGAAAGGCCGCCGTGGGCATTGAAATTCCCAATCGAGCCCGGGAAGTGGTCTCTCTCAAACAACTCATCACCCCTCAAGCGTCTTCCACTTTGAAACTCCCGCTTTTTCTGGGAAAGGATATCTCCGGACAGCCGGTCACAGCCGATTTTACGGAAATGCCCCATCTTCTGGTGGCCGGCGCCACCGGGTCGGGAAAGAGCGTCGCCCTGAATTCGATGGTTCTGAGCCTCCTCTTTTCAAAGCGTCCCAGCGAACTCAAAATGATGATGATTGATCCCAAAATGCTTGAGCTCACCACCTACAATGATATTCCTCACCTCATCAAGCCGGTCATTACCCAGCCTCGAGAGGCTGCAAAGGGACTCCAGGAAATCGTATTGGAAATGCAGAGAAGATACAAAACACTTGCAGAAAGCGGCGTTCGAAATATCGAGGGATATCACAAATTCAAGCCGCATCAAAAAAAGAATCCGTCCGTTGAGGAAGGTGAAGAGCTTCCTCCGAAAACGATGCCCTATCTTGTCATTATCATCGACGAACTGGCTGATTTAATGATGACGTCCCAAAAGGAGGTCGAGGAATCTATAGGAAGGTTGGCCCAAATGGGAAGGGCCTCCGGAATTCATCTCCTTCTGGCGACCCAGCGCCCTTCTGTCGATGTCCTCACCGGAGTCATTAAAGCTAATTTTCCAGCCAGGATTTCGTTTCAGGTCTCATCTAAAACCGATTCCAGAACGATACTCGACGCAAATGGAGCCGAACAACTCCTCGGAAAAGGAGATATGCTTTACCTGGTCCCGGGAACCGGAAAGATCACCCGGATCCACGGTCCCTATGTCAGCGAAGACGAAATCAAGAGGATTGTCTCTTTTATTAAGGCCCAGGAAAAGCCGAATTATGATGAATATAAGCTTCCGACAGTTCCAGATCGTCATCCGGGCGAGATGACCGATGAGCGGGACGATATGTATGAACAGGCCAGGGAACTGGTCATCTCTACCGGTCAGGCCTCGGCGTCCCTGATTCAAAGGCGGTTGAGGGTCGGCTATCCCCGGGCCGCAAGAATGATCGAAATGATGCAAGAAGATGGGGTGGTCGGGCCCGCTAACGGAGCAAAACAGAGACAAGTCCTGATCAAGAGATCCCCTGAGGAATAGATGGCAAAAATTTTTCAGGTTCTGAGTTTATCGGTATTGATGACGTTTCTCTTCTTAAAGACCGGGCTCGCCAATGATTCTGCTCTGGAAGCGCTTCTTTCTCATATTCAGGATACCTACAACGTGGTCACCGATATAACGGCATCTTTCGAGCAGGAAACAACCCTGCAGGAATTCAAGACTTCGATTAAATCCAGCGGGAATCTCTACCTGAAAAAGAAAGATAAAATGAAACTGGCTTATAATCATCCCAGAAAAGAGATGATTCTGATTAACGGCAGGGAGATCATGACCTTCCTTCCCGACGAACATCAGGCGGTAAAGGGAATCTTTTCAAAAGAACAGGAATCCAGACTCCCGATGCGCCTGCTTTCAGGAGAAGCCATCCTGAAAGACGAATTTCAAATTCACTGGGACCCGCGACATTCAAACACCCGGATTCTGCTTCTTTTAATACCCCTCCAGAAGGACTCTCCCCTGGAAAAAGTCGAACTGGAGATTGACCCCGTCACATTTCTTATCAAGCAAATGAAACTATTTCAAGAAAACCAAAATACATCATTGTTCATCTTTTCAAACGTCCGGATCAACCGCGGGATCAAAGAGAGTTTTTTCCTGTTTACGCCTCCCGAAGGAACGGAAATTCTCAACTCGACCGGTTCTACGAAATAGAATCAGAAACTCTTTCTGGAGATAAAGCCGCCGGATAATTCGGCATAAATTTGCTAGCATTTTTTGGAGCGCTTATGCTAGATTTGCAATTAAAGGATTTGTAAAAACAGCGTAAACGAGCCTGGAGGGCATCGAGGGTGCTGAGCATTTTGATTGGAGCAGACTAAATGCCTGAACAAAATTCATTTGACATTGTCTCAAAAGTAGATATGCAGGAATTAAAGAATGCGATGGATCAGGCCACGAAAGAAATTAAACAGCGATTTGATTTTAAAGACAGCATCAGTTCCATCGTTCTTGAAAAAGATGAAGTCATTCTCACTTCGGATGATTCCTACCGACTGAAAAGCGTCATTGACATTCTGCAGTCCAAATTGATTAAACGCAACATCTCTCTCAAATCGCTCGAATACGAAAAAATAGAAGAAGCGCTCGGGAAAACCGTCCGGCAGAAAATAAAAATCAAACAGGGCATTGCTTCTGAAACCGCAAAAGAGATTACCAAAGAAATCAAAAACGCGAAATTGAAAGTTCAGGCCCAGATCCAGGGAGACCAGGTTCGAGTGGTTGGAAAAAGCAGAGACGAACTGCAATCTGCCATCGCCCTCCTGAAAAAAAAGGATTTCGGCGCCGATCTTCAATTCACCAACTTTAGATAGATTAAAGGAATACCAGATTATCGCAACCCAAACAAATAAGAAAGGCCTTTAGATGTCGAGACAAATATTGATTATTGAAGACGATTCATTGGTATCGGATATTATCATTGCCGTGTTGGTCAAGGAAGGATTTATTCCGGCCCTTGCCAGAACCGGTGCGGAAGCACTCAAGAAGATCTCTCAAACTCCTCCTGATCTCATCTTGCTCGATCTCGGCCTTCCCGATATAGAAGGGTCTGAAATTGCCAAGTCGATCCGGAAATCAAAAAAAACAACCGATATTCCGATTATTATGCTGACCGGCAAAAATACCCTTGCTGACAAATTGTCCGGATTTGAACAAGGGGCGGATGATTACCTGTCAAAACCATTTGATCCGAAAGAATTGATGGCGAGGATTTACGCGTTGCTTAAGAGATTCCCTGCAAAGATCAGGCAGGCCCATGCGCAGACCACATACGGAAACAATCTGGTTTTGGATTCAGAGCGTCATGAAGTGATGCATGAGGGGAAAGAGGTCTGGCTCACACCCAAAGAGTTCTCTCTCCTTGAGTTTTTTATCAAAAACCAGGGAAAGGTACAATCCCGTCAAGTCCTTTTAAAGGAAATCTGGGGAAAAGTCTCCCAGGAAACCACACGGACCGTTGACGTTCATATCCGAAGACTCCGTTCAAAAATTCCTTCTCTTGAGACAGACTTGATTACGATAAAACCGATGGGGTATAAACTAAAAGATCTCTCCACTTCTTGACACGCTGTCTTCCGGTCTTCAGAATATGAAAAACCATCTCCTAAAGAAAGCATGGGAATATTCCCAAAGTCTTGTTATTGCTTTTGTCCTGTCCATGATCATCAAGGTGACCGTCGTCGAAGCCTTCGTCGTTCCGACCGGTTCCATGGAACCCACCATCGCCGTGGGAGACAGGTTCTTCAGTAACAAATTGGTTTATCATTTCCGGACTCCCCACGAAGGGGAAATCGTCATTTTTACTCCTCCCAGTCAGGCAACGCCCAATGGATCGATCCCGTTTGTCAAAAGAGTCATCGGCGTGGAAGGCGATTGGGTTGAAGTCCGGGATGGCATGGTCTTCGTCAACCACCAGCCCATACATGAAAAATATGTCAAAGAACATCCCAGATATCAACTGATGCCCCTGCAGGTCCCGCACGATACACTTTTCGTGCTTGGAGACAACCGAAATAATAGCTATGACAGCCACGTCTGGGGGTTCGTTCCGCTTGGAAACATCAAAGCCAAAGCCACGTTCAGATTTTGGCCGCTCACCCGGATTGGATTTGTCTCTTAATCGTGATAAGATACGGACGGTTAAGATAGCCCAGGTGATCGCTCTTTCTTAGGTCAAAGATCAAATTGAGCTTGGCTTGATTTGATCGCGAGGCGTGGGGGCATTGGAAGCATTGCTGACAGGCCCCCCCTCACATAAGAAAGGGAGGAAAGTCCGAACTCCACAGGGCAAGGCGCTGGATAACGTCCAGTCCTGGCAACAGGAAGGAAAGTGCAACAGAAAAAAGACCGCCTCATGAAGTCAAGTGAGGTAAGGGTGAAAAGGCGAGTTAAGAGCTCACCAGCGGCCGGGAGACCGGCCGGCTTTGTAAACCCCGCCTGGAGCAAGACCAAATAGGGAAGCAGGCGGCCCGCCTGACGCTTCCGGGTAAGGTCGCACGAGGAAACAGGCAACTGTTTTCCCAGAGAAATGATCATCGCCCGTTACCATTCGGGAACAGAATTCGGCTTATGGGCTGTCTTAACTATTTCCCACTTATCGCTCTCCATCTTTAATTCCCACATGATGAATAAACCTAAAACCTGGATCGGTACCGACGAATCGGGAAAAGGAGACTATTTTGGGCCGCTTGTCATTGCCGGGGTCTGCCTGAACGCGAAAATCGGCGAGATATTGACTGCCTTAGGCGTCAAGGATAGTAAAAAAATGACAGATAAGAAAATTCTGGATCTCTTTCCTCTCATACAGAAAGAGGCTCTGGCTTCCGAAATTGTGGCGATCAGTCCTGAAAAATACAATGATTTATACAAAAAAATGAAGAACTTGAATTTCCTTCTGGCTTGGGGACACGCAAGGGTAATCGAAAATATCCTTATTCAGATTGAGTGCCAGTCCGCTCTGACGGACCAGTTTGGAGACAAATCCTTGGTTGAAAAGGCATTAATGGCACGAGGGAAAAAGATCGTTCTTGAACAACGTCCCGGAGCCGAGGAAGATATTGCGGTTGCGGCAGCCTCCGTATTGGCCAGAGGGGAGTTCCTGCAGAAAATGGAAAATCTATCTAAAAAAGAGGGAGTTCTTCTCCCAAGAGGTGCTTCCGAAAAAGTGGTGCAGACCGCCACTGCGTTGTTTCATCGAAAGGGAATGGAAGGATTGAACCGGGTGGCAAAAATTCATTTCAAAACAACTCAAGCCGTCTTGGGCGCATAAATTTCCTGCCAATATAGAATTCTGTAGCATTGGGAACAAACCAGAAACTTCTCATTTCTCTTGACCTCCGCAACGAGCTGGGGCGGAAGGTTCATGTAACACCCGAGGCAGGTGTTCCCGTTCACGCCTGCCAGGGCGTTCCCCTTGCGAGTCGCCAGGAGATGCTCATATTGGGCAAGGAGCTTTTTGTTTACCTGATTCGACAGGCCGACTCGTTCATCTTCCAGCTTGATTTTCTCTTCGCGAAGTTTCGCAATTTCCGTTTCTATTGACCGGACGGTATCAGAGAATTTGTTCTCCTTTTCCGAAAAATCATTCTTCTCTGTCGTGACCTCATTGGTCAAAAATTCCATTTTATCCATCAAAACAAGGACCGCTTCTTCGAGTGCTCCCCTCCCTCTTTTCAAAGCGTCTATTTCA from Nitrospirota bacterium encodes:
- a CDS encoding TonB-dependent receptor codes for the protein MKKLIKFLTVAFLFSSMESESRAGEEIFQFYQEEAEVITASKKPEKIGEAPGVITVVTRKEIEQYGAVNLIDILNRVPSLQEMSSHLWVQGKSVIRGDLLTHSDSHVLILINGRPFREMQEGTADNTFYKGFPVEMIDRIEIIRGPGSVLYGSNAVAGIINVITQNRDDSSNLPLTLKYTGGWGSFGSKLQSLTAGSKLQTLSADARGKDWNLIFAYNVFQDDGWDFNAGTARPASPNLYDETEYGERNSSLSGFFDYNQRLSIQIFYSHVENRSLGTLPYWANEADMDSKRLFYDIGYRHPLSKTWELKFNVTQNNYDKGITYIQTGLQEPDKSLGTLEELSLGGEIWEKWNIILGLIYDERKSVEVISAIPNVQRAAIPGGFYNRTESGYLQSDFRIFENLKVIGGVQYNSIETGDHDWVKRAGAIYDLSETVGIKFLYAEAFRGPTAQERYSNLTNVLLGNPLLTPEKVTTIDAQVLIHGARAQSAFTFFTSKMEDLIIRIPYSGSTQTFTNSGEKNIWGLEFEGKWRINEPFSLNGSATYQNERDQTLFIPNYMAKIGIAYDLDPLTAGLFLSHFGKPHENSGVPLNEGAEAINLLTLNGTYHFRYYIPMALNLFWNNILNDDMSYPEFSKGWVNTLPIGPGSGIVARLSVSY
- a CDS encoding DNA translocase FtsK; this encodes MKTKRKNEIKGVLFLTLSLFLLISLISYDPHDPSFTTSGKSMVSNLIGLTGSYLSDILLSLFGVTSYLLPVYLFIMGIKKLRDPSDEAGAFFNKWNSLGTTGLFFSLPAALNILLPKWPSVSGEWILLDETGGMLGKMETHLFSRYFGDVGSYLATFSLLLLSMMFLTHFSPWRFGENFIGNLYRFLVRLRQLVVISILKTRKIKENARKAGKTLIPKPKPKIVTVPPPMAEPEKEAPEKERVPILPVKGDYQLPPLTLLDPPPPAEEKMSKEELEFNAQLLKKKLLDFGIEGNVSEVHPGPVITLYEFEPAPGIKVNQITNLSDDLALAMKAMRVRIVAPIPGKAAVGIEIPNRAREVVSLKQLITPQASSTLKLPLFLGKDISGQPVTADFTEMPHLLVAGATGSGKSVALNSMVLSLLFSKRPSELKMMMIDPKMLELTTYNDIPHLIKPVITQPREAAKGLQEIVLEMQRRYKTLAESGVRNIEGYHKFKPHQKKNPSVEEGEELPPKTMPYLVIIIDELADLMMTSQKEVEESIGRLAQMGRASGIHLLLATQRPSVDVLTGVIKANFPARISFQVSSKTDSRTILDANGAEQLLGKGDMLYLVPGTGKITRIHGPYVSEDEIKRIVSFIKAQEKPNYDEYKLPTVPDRHPGEMTDERDDMYEQARELVISTGQASASLIQRRLRVGYPRAARMIEMMQEDGVVGPANGAKQRQVLIKRSPEE
- a CDS encoding ribonuclease J; the encoded protein is MEQPVLHKKALSIIPLGGLGEVGMNMMVYEYDEDIIIVDAGLMFPDQEMLGIDVVIPDFTYLKENASKIRGIVITHGHEDHIGALPYLLSELNAPVYATPLTIGLIQAKLKEWDIRQSEMFSVRPRESISLGVFKVEFIRVTHSIVDGAALGISTPVGRIVHTGDFKIDQTPVDGERTDIQKLGEYGDAGTLVLLSDSTNAERPGYTLSEKVVGRAFDEIFSLKKSRLIVATFSSNIHRIQQAIHAAKLSGRKIFLSGKSMTKNTQIAAELGYLDLPPDILVKLENVNSYPDDQVVILTTGSQGEPLSALFRMAIDDHKQVKIKAGDTVLLSSRVIPGNEKAISRIINHLFRRGAEVIYERVSDIHVSGHASQEELKMMINLVRPKFFIPIHGEYRQLLHHARIAEGLDIKKENIEIIEDGDVIALSEDRMEKRGKVHAGRIFIDGKGVGDVADFVLRDRKHIGQDGIIVLIIGLDKVTGEIVSGPEFISKGFVSEEEAYSLFSELKLLVLKLLGEMNQEVKSEWIVVEGMVKKTLGKFIYKQIERRPMIIPIILEL
- a CDS encoding DUF4442 domain-containing protein → MNLDATTSQREGRQRRESFRSKITRWGFNCFPAYFFSGARITYIAHDFKEVQIKIPLTWRTRNYVGTLFGGSLYASVDPIYMIMLIKILGKEYIVWDKSAMIHFKKPGRSVLFARFLLQEDELQEIRRLSSQNHSIDRVYSVELVDKEGVVHASVEKVVYVRRISRSSPE
- a CDS encoding HAMP domain-containing protein; this encodes MKLKVKLILFLISIILLTGTVIIWFSNIAVRKILIEEVAKRGHLKSSELQSSSVSAFTDGKEIQLLLLLQESMDRTGALYAMALDPNGLVMAHTNVVEKGKRYTDVMTLKSLKSDRPGYQEVTHEGKSVLEIWLPVWSVQKARSGEEFLLFGGDKIQEKTRLGTLRLGYPIKNVLETVDRISNQMFWIMIISGGGMLLVSILFIGSILKRIQILAEGTLRISKGDYGSLIPVLSRDELGQLTESFNNMSHDLAQVYGNLERQVKERTHELESFVYTISHDLKSPVVSMQGMASLFLNKYGNQIDEKGRHYLDRIVANTNYMEDLINDLLSLSRIGRKQENPEIVDLHDTLKEILAIHKERFREKGIEAVIVPSLPDFKYERGHLTHLFQNLITNAEKFMGDQPHPRIEIGGREEKDSIEFYVKDNGIGIDPNYFDKIFGVFHRLKEVTVEGTGVGLSIVKKIVDMGGGKIWLESQKGAGTTFFVKFPRN